From Algoriphagus sp. NG3, the proteins below share one genomic window:
- a CDS encoding TetR/AcrR family transcriptional regulator, with product MGITDRKEREKEELKETILKAAKSLFLEKGVDKTSMRNIADRIEYSPGIIYHYFKDKNEIFHALHQEGFKALSEKMEVLSVIKDPLERLKAMGRIYIRFAMENPDMYDLMFIKEAPLCHVFDSEKEEWVEGGGAFNGLRMTIKEALAKGYFPAHESESLAYMVWSTVHGLVSLNIRKRCEVIDIPRRENIVSDGLDAFFKLLG from the coding sequence ATGGGAATTACAGACCGCAAAGAACGGGAGAAGGAAGAGCTAAAAGAGACAATACTAAAAGCTGCAAAAAGTTTGTTCCTGGAAAAAGGTGTTGACAAAACCTCCATGAGAAACATAGCAGATAGAATTGAGTACAGCCCTGGAATAATCTACCATTATTTTAAGGATAAAAATGAGATTTTCCACGCATTGCATCAAGAAGGATTCAAAGCTCTTAGTGAAAAAATGGAGGTACTTTCGGTAATAAAAGATCCCCTAGAGAGATTAAAAGCGATGGGTAGAATTTACATAAGATTTGCCATGGAAAACCCTGATATGTATGATCTTATGTTCATTAAGGAAGCACCACTATGCCATGTATTCGATTCAGAAAAGGAAGAGTGGGTAGAAGGAGGAGGTGCATTTAATGGACTTAGAATGACAATCAAAGAAGCACTTGCCAAAGGGTATTTCCCTGCTCATGAGTCAGAATCCTTAGCCTATATGGTATGGTCCACAGTCCATGGACTGGTATCCCTGAACATCCGGAAACGCTGTGAAGTGATAGACATACCGCGTAGGGAGAACATTGTGAGCGATGGCTTAGATGCTTTCTTTAAACTCTTGGGATAG